The following coding sequences lie in one Deltaproteobacteria bacterium genomic window:
- a CDS encoding uroporphyrinogen decarboxylase family protein → MAALTSRERFILALNHQEPDRVPIDLGSIASTIRTVDAYDRLKNHMGLALDKRIRHFADEHIIPDEEILQALHVDTVYLRMNVPKTWQRVRLDPHTIVDEWGVPWYKAPGSFYTFPSSYPMKTAAMEEIKKFPWPDPNEPSRFEGLREKAQRLFEQTEYALVADGTTGVGVFDMSWHLRGMENIFLDMLTHPDFTESLFQHLTDYYVAVYRNYMQAVGDFIQMVIYYEDLSGQDGPLISPQLYKKFVKPCHRRIFKVIKDHTAAKICVHTCGSVYAFLDDYVELGVDVLNPVQISAWDMDPVRLKQKYGASLSFHGGIDTQRFLPRATPDQVREEVRRMIGILGPGGGYLFTSCHSIQPDVPPENIVALFSAAWEHGKYPLPQTGSQP, encoded by the coding sequence ATGGCAGCCCTTACTTCTCGAGAAAGATTCATTCTGGCACTCAACCATCAAGAACCTGACCGGGTCCCCATTGACCTGGGCTCGATTGCTTCCACCATCCGCACGGTGGATGCCTACGACCGCCTGAAGAACCATATGGGCCTGGCTCTGGATAAAAGGATCAGACATTTTGCTGACGAGCACATCATACCCGATGAAGAAATCCTACAAGCTCTCCATGTGGATACGGTGTATCTGCGGATGAATGTTCCCAAAACCTGGCAGCGGGTTCGCCTCGATCCCCACACGATAGTGGATGAATGGGGCGTCCCCTGGTATAAGGCCCCGGGATCTTTCTATACTTTTCCCAGTTCCTACCCGATGAAAACGGCCGCGATGGAAGAAATTAAGAAGTTCCCCTGGCCGGATCCCAATGAACCCAGCCGTTTCGAAGGACTGCGGGAAAAAGCCCAACGGCTTTTTGAACAGACCGAGTATGCTCTCGTTGCCGACGGGACTACCGGTGTGGGGGTCTTTGATATGTCCTGGCACCTCCGGGGTATGGAAAACATTTTTTTGGACATGCTCACCCACCCGGACTTTACAGAATCTCTTTTCCAGCATTTGACGGATTACTATGTTGCGGTGTACAGAAACTACATGCAAGCCGTAGGGGATTTCATCCAGATGGTGATCTATTACGAGGACCTGAGCGGGCAGGATGGCCCCCTTATTTCCCCCCAGCTTTATAAAAAATTCGTCAAGCCCTGTCACCGCCGGATATTCAAAGTCATTAAAGACCACACCGCGGCTAAAATTTGCGTTCACACCTGCGGGTCGGTCTATGCTTTTCTGGACGATTATGTAGAACTCGGGGTGGATGTTCTGAACCCGGTTCAGATCAGCGCCTGGGATATGGATCCCGTTCGCCTCAAACAAAAATACGGCGCCTCTCTCTCTTTCCATGGGGGGATTGACACCCAGAGATTTCTTCCCCGCGCTACCCCTGACCAGGTAAGGGAGGAGGTGCGCCGGATGATCGGAATTCTCGGACCGGGGGGTGGCTACCTTTTCACCTCCTGCCACAGCATCCAACCCGATGTTCCGCCTGAGAATATTGTTGCCCTATTTTCCGCGGCTTGGGAGCACGGCAAGTATCCGTTGCCCCAGACCGGCTCTCAACCTTAA